The proteins below are encoded in one region of Neoasaia chiangmaiensis:
- a CDS encoding acetate/propionate family kinase, producing the protein MTSAILTMNAGSSSVKFALFDRSGARLVSGALSGIETAPRLTAADAQGKELVDRGWSLEGGADPHLAAIDALMSWLDDHVGLSALRAVGHRVVHGGPDFVSPLLVDDDVLEKLAALTPFAPLHQPACLGPIRALRQKHADLPQVACFDTAFHRTMPLVARQFALPRDYESQGVRRYGFHGLSYEHIARRLRRDFPELARGRVLIAHIGNGASLCALREGTSIATTMGFSVLDGLVMGTRCGAVDPGALLYLLQQAGVSADGLETMLYHKSGLLGVSGVSSDMRELRARSNEPAVREALDLCVHRFLEQAGAMIANLHGVDGIVFTGGIGEHDAMFRRDVCAQLGWLGVGLDVAANAAHRPVVSTAESAVRVLVIPADEEASIRRHVQACLGDDSPGEG; encoded by the coding sequence ATGACAAGCGCGATCCTGACCATGAATGCCGGTTCATCGAGCGTGAAATTCGCCTTGTTCGACCGGTCCGGCGCGCGGCTCGTGTCCGGCGCGCTGTCCGGCATCGAGACGGCGCCGAGACTGACGGCGGCCGATGCGCAGGGTAAGGAACTGGTCGATCGTGGCTGGTCGCTGGAAGGCGGTGCCGACCCGCATCTGGCCGCCATCGACGCGCTGATGTCGTGGCTGGACGACCATGTCGGCCTGAGCGCCCTGCGGGCTGTCGGTCACCGCGTGGTGCATGGCGGGCCGGATTTCGTCAGTCCCCTGTTGGTCGATGACGATGTTCTCGAAAAGCTGGCGGCGCTCACGCCGTTTGCGCCGCTGCATCAGCCGGCTTGTCTGGGGCCGATCAGGGCCCTTCGCCAGAAGCATGCCGATCTGCCGCAGGTGGCGTGTTTCGATACGGCTTTCCATCGCACGATGCCGCTGGTCGCACGGCAATTCGCCCTGCCGCGTGACTATGAAAGCCAAGGGGTCAGGCGCTACGGCTTTCATGGCTTATCGTACGAGCATATCGCGCGGCGGCTTCGCCGGGATTTTCCGGAGCTGGCAAGGGGACGCGTGCTGATCGCTCATATCGGCAATGGCGCCAGTCTGTGTGCCCTGCGCGAGGGAACGAGCATTGCGACGACAATGGGCTTTTCCGTGCTTGACGGGCTTGTGATGGGGACGCGTTGCGGGGCGGTCGATCCAGGCGCGCTGCTCTATCTGCTGCAACAGGCCGGTGTTTCGGCTGATGGGCTGGAGACGATGCTCTATCATAAGTCCGGCCTGCTCGGCGTTTCCGGCGTATCGAGCGACATGCGCGAACTGCGCGCGCGCAGCAATGAACCAGCCGTGCGCGAGGCGCTCGATCTTTGCGTACATCGCTTCCTCGAGCAGGCGGGGGCGATGATCGCCAACCTGCATGGCGTGGATGGCATCGTCTTCACGGGTGGCATTGGCGAGCACGATGCGATGTTCCGTCGCGATGTCTGCGCGCAACTCGGCTGGCTGGGTGTCGGGCTGGACGTGGCGGCGAACGCGGCGCACCGACCCGTGGTGTCGACTGCCGAAAGTGCGGTCCGTGTGCTTGTGATACCGGCCGATGAGGAAGCCTCCATTCGGCGACATGTTCAGGCCTGCCTCGGCGATGACAGCCCTGGCGAAGGGTAA
- a CDS encoding lysophospholipid acyltransferase family protein — translation MIAEFFRRWRLGHQAEPRLSGFTAQAPTEAVWPGRDEVARQSDLPARLRASVMAGCKLAGVVVWVPLSVGFEALLLPVPGVSKIRWTRVVWGGLCKILSLHIRVLGRPAGTVGGAKGRARGERPVIYVSNHSSWLDIPVLGTKLYSVFVAKGDIEKWPIMGLVSKIGRTIFVSRNRSTTGRERDEMITRLATGDNLVLFPEGTSSDGSRVLPFMSTFFAIAKLPRLPKGVMADEQMPTYPPGLTPLIQPVSVVYDRLEGLPVNRAQRAVFAWYGDMDLGPHVWQLLKRHTIRATIMLHPPLAPEDFPSRKALANAAWKAVSDGAAQLRQNAEIPTPR, via the coding sequence ATGATTGCAGAGTTTTTCCGTCGATGGCGGCTTGGCCATCAGGCCGAACCGCGTCTTAGCGGCTTCACCGCGCAAGCTCCGACCGAAGCCGTCTGGCCGGGTCGGGACGAAGTGGCCCGGCAATCGGACCTGCCCGCACGCCTTCGGGCCAGCGTCATGGCCGGCTGCAAACTCGCCGGCGTTGTCGTCTGGGTGCCGCTTTCCGTCGGGTTCGAGGCCCTGCTACTCCCTGTGCCGGGGGTCTCCAAAATCCGCTGGACACGCGTCGTCTGGGGCGGGCTCTGCAAGATACTTTCGCTGCATATCCGGGTCCTGGGACGTCCGGCCGGAACGGTTGGCGGCGCGAAAGGCCGTGCCCGCGGCGAACGACCCGTGATCTATGTATCGAATCATTCATCCTGGCTCGATATCCCTGTTCTGGGCACCAAGCTCTATTCGGTTTTCGTCGCCAAGGGCGATATCGAGAAATGGCCCATCATGGGGCTGGTCTCGAAGATTGGCCGTACGATCTTCGTCAGCCGCAACCGCAGCACGACCGGGCGCGAACGCGACGAGATGATCACCCGTCTGGCGACAGGCGACAATCTTGTCCTTTTCCCGGAAGGCACGTCGTCCGACGGTTCACGCGTCCTGCCGTTCATGTCCACCTTCTTCGCCATCGCCAAGTTGCCGCGCCTGCCGAAAGGCGTCATGGCCGATGAACAAATGCCCACATATCCTCCCGGCCTGACACCACTGATCCAGCCTGTATCCGTGGTCTATGACCGGCTGGAAGGGCTTCCGGTCAACCGTGCGCAACGCGCCGTCTTTGCCTGGTATGGCGACATGGATCTCGGTCCGCACGTATGGCAGCTGCTCAAGCGCCACACGATCCGCGCGACGATCATGCTGCATCCGCCGCTCGCACCGGAGGATTTCCCGAGCCGCAAGGCGCTGGCCAATGCGGCATGGAAAGCCGTTTCGGACGGTGCGGCGCAGTTGCGTCAGAATGCGGAGATCCCGACGCCCCGATAA
- the aroE gene encoding shikimate dehydrogenase has translation MAERNFRSQLTGSFSSPSKGNPTVAMVEAGYRHARLDARFINCDVKPANLEAAVRGAVAMEWVGFNCSLPHKVEVIKYLDDVAESASIIGAVNCVAIQQGKLIGHNTDGKGFLSSLRSVTDPKGRKIVLLGAGGAARAIAVELGLAGAAHLTIVNRSREKAEAIAKLVTEHTQATASAEGWSGDYAVSRDAEVLINATSIGLGDPDALPNIDLDSLREGLIVADVIPNPPVTRLLREAKQRGCTTLDGLGMLVNQALVGTELWFGQKLDGAVMHKTLADIFAQD, from the coding sequence ATGGCCGAGCGCAATTTCAGAAGCCAACTGACCGGGTCTTTCTCGTCGCCATCCAAAGGCAACCCGACCGTGGCGATGGTCGAGGCCGGTTATCGTCATGCCCGGCTGGATGCGCGCTTCATCAACTGCGACGTCAAGCCAGCCAATCTCGAAGCCGCCGTGCGGGGCGCCGTGGCGATGGAGTGGGTGGGCTTCAACTGCTCGCTGCCGCACAAGGTCGAGGTCATCAAATATCTCGACGACGTGGCGGAATCGGCATCCATCATCGGTGCGGTCAATTGCGTGGCCATCCAGCAGGGGAAGCTGATCGGGCATAACACGGATGGCAAGGGCTTCCTCTCGTCCCTGCGCAGCGTCACGGACCCCAAGGGCCGGAAGATCGTGCTGCTCGGCGCCGGTGGCGCCGCGCGGGCGATTGCCGTGGAACTGGGTCTGGCCGGTGCTGCGCATCTGACGATCGTCAATCGCAGCAGGGAAAAGGCGGAAGCCATCGCGAAACTCGTGACGGAGCACACGCAGGCGACGGCCAGCGCCGAAGGGTGGTCCGGTGATTACGCCGTATCGCGGGATGCGGAAGTGCTCATCAATGCGACATCCATCGGGCTGGGTGATCCGGACGCGCTGCCGAACATCGATCTCGACAGTTTGCGCGAGGGCCTGATCGTTGCTGACGTCATTCCCAATCCGCCGGTCACCCGATTGCTGCGGGAAGCGAAGCAGCGCGGCTGCACGACGCTGGACGGCCTCGGCATGCTGGTGAATCAGGCGCTGGTCGGCACCGAGCTATGGTTCGGCCAGAAGCTGGATGGTGCGGTCATGCACAAGACGCTCGCGGATATCTTCGCACAGGACTGA
- a CDS encoding Cof-type HAD-IIB family hydrolase: protein MTTELPIRLVLADVDGTLVTKEKILTPRAIDAVRRLRERGILFAITSGRPPRGMAMLLAPLAIDEPVAGFNGGVMVDAHGKVIEMRTLTEAQARKVIGIIRDHGADPWVYTGTDWIVTRADAPHVAREQWTVKFPPREGDIESDLSGVVKITGVSDDADLMHRLEHDLQAAMGDDASAACSQPYYVDVTNKDANKGGVVLALERLLGVPAAQMLTIGDQPNDMLMFARSGRSIAMGQANDAVKSAATYVTTSSEDEGFASGIERFVLEKDGR from the coding sequence ATGACCACAGAATTGCCGATCCGCCTCGTGCTTGCCGACGTGGACGGCACGCTGGTGACGAAGGAGAAGATCCTCACACCACGTGCCATTGATGCCGTGCGACGACTGCGCGAGCGCGGCATCCTGTTTGCGATCACCAGCGGGCGGCCGCCACGCGGCATGGCGATGCTGCTGGCGCCGTTGGCGATCGACGAACCGGTCGCGGGCTTCAACGGCGGCGTCATGGTGGATGCCCACGGCAAGGTGATCGAGATGCGCACCCTGACCGAGGCGCAGGCGCGAAAGGTGATCGGGATCATCCGAGACCATGGTGCCGATCCATGGGTCTATACCGGCACGGACTGGATCGTCACGAGGGCCGATGCGCCGCATGTGGCGCGGGAACAATGGACGGTGAAGTTCCCGCCGCGCGAAGGCGATATCGAGAGCGATCTGTCGGGGGTCGTAAAGATTACGGGCGTCAGCGACGATGCCGATCTGATGCATCGGCTTGAGCACGACCTGCAGGCGGCGATGGGCGATGATGCTTCCGCAGCCTGCTCGCAGCCCTATTATGTGGACGTCACGAACAAGGATGCGAACAAGGGTGGGGTGGTGCTTGCGCTGGAACGGCTTCTGGGTGTCCCGGCGGCGCAGATGCTCACCATCGGCGATCAGCCCAACGATATGTTGATGTTCGCCAGGAGCGGTCGGTCGATCGCGATGGGGCAGGCCAATGACGCGGTGAAAAGCGCGGCAACCTATGTCACGACCTCAAGCGAGGATGAAGGCTTCGCCAGCGGTATCGAACGTTTCGTTCTGGAAAAGGACGGCCGCTGA
- a CDS encoding SMP-30/gluconolactonase/LRE family protein, whose product MRIKMQPFELPAQTANMRKRRVFLTQMLFAGAALATRSRAATLPEPSSVVSNPPRRWDAHASAHYVPDPDILSLDADFKAMLFPGANIERVVTGMGWLEGPAWLGEARMLLLSDTVRSQQYRFVPSDTTGDGSLSVYRQESYHSNGNTLDTTGRVVTCEHDMRRVVRWELDGSCHVVADRFEGKTLNSPNDVVVHPGDGSIWFSDPAYGDTLIEGHPDSPGGLANRDGRLRWNLGDEVPTQFAGHARQPDHVFRVDAQSGAVEAVLTQEQLPSPNGLCFSPDLKTLYVISCNPDPGQQGAKGDNTIHAFDMVDGRPRHGRLFSDMMLDGHHMVPDGMRADVFGNLWCGASGPLGLAGVFCFNSAGKLIGRIRLPSGCSNPTFGGIKRNELYMCAGHDLFRLRLETQGAGLS is encoded by the coding sequence ATGAGGATCAAGATGCAGCCGTTCGAACTCCCTGCGCAAACCGCCAATATGAGGAAGCGACGCGTCTTTCTGACGCAGATGCTGTTCGCCGGGGCTGCTTTGGCGACGCGGAGCCGGGCTGCAACCCTGCCTGAACCGTCGAGTGTGGTCAGCAATCCGCCCCGCCGCTGGGATGCTCATGCGTCGGCGCATTATGTTCCCGACCCGGACATCCTGTCGCTGGATGCCGACTTCAAGGCCATGCTGTTCCCGGGCGCCAATATCGAACGTGTCGTGACCGGCATGGGCTGGCTGGAAGGACCGGCCTGGTTGGGTGAAGCGCGCATGCTGCTGCTCAGCGACACGGTCAGGAGTCAGCAATATCGCTTCGTGCCATCGGACACCACTGGAGACGGGAGTCTCTCCGTCTATCGGCAGGAGAGCTATCACAGTAACGGCAATACGCTTGATACGACAGGCCGGGTGGTGACGTGCGAACACGATATGCGTCGCGTCGTGCGGTGGGAGCTGGACGGGAGCTGTCACGTCGTGGCCGATCGCTTCGAAGGAAAGACGCTCAATTCGCCGAACGACGTGGTCGTGCATCCCGGAGATGGCAGCATCTGGTTTTCCGACCCCGCCTATGGCGATACGCTGATCGAAGGGCATCCGGATTCGCCCGGCGGGTTGGCCAATCGCGATGGCAGGCTCCGCTGGAATCTCGGCGACGAGGTGCCCACGCAGTTCGCCGGGCATGCGCGCCAACCAGATCATGTCTTTCGGGTCGATGCGCAGAGCGGTGCGGTGGAAGCGGTCCTGACGCAGGAGCAGTTGCCGAGCCCGAACGGACTATGTTTCTCGCCGGACCTCAAAACGCTTTACGTGATCTCCTGCAATCCGGACCCCGGTCAGCAAGGGGCGAAAGGTGACAATACCATCCATGCCTTCGATATGGTTGATGGCCGTCCGCGTCATGGCCGGCTGTTCTCAGACATGATGCTCGACGGCCATCATATGGTCCCGGACGGCATGCGGGCGGACGTGTTTGGCAATCTCTGGTGTGGCGCCAGTGGCCCGCTCGGGTTGGCGGGGGTCTTCTGCTTCAATTCCGCCGGCAAGCTGATCGGTCGTATCCGTCTGCCATCCGGATGCTCCAACCCGACGTTCGGCGGAATTAAACGCAACGAGCTTTATATGTGTGCGGGGCACGACCTGTTCCGCCTGCGTCTCGAGACGCAAGGGGCCGGGCTGTCATAG
- the nagA gene encoding N-acetylglucosamine-6-phosphate deacetylase, producing the protein MRLEGHIVLPDRILPGRVSFDTHIRSVEPDADAPRRYILPGFIDGHVHGGDGADTMDGAAAIDRLSRFHLSHGTTTILPTTITRPWADVMDALHAISEVMSRGVANGPRIHGAHLEGPFVSPHKLGAQPPFAIPPSPERVAEAVGTGCVRVVTLAPELEHAETAIAAFAEAGVRISLGHTTTDYEGADRAICAICAAGGVPGGTHLFNAMSPIEGRRPGPVTALMCHDEAFGEMIFDTHHVHPASFRLVSRVMGNRLLFVTDAMRGAGQPEGPSQLGGQDVMIEDGVVRLPGGSLAGSVLTLDRALRNAVESGASLPNAARLVSSNAAAYLGLSDRGSITAGKLADFVVMDERLEIAEVWVGGARQA; encoded by the coding sequence ATGCGTCTCGAAGGCCATATCGTCCTGCCAGATCGTATTCTTCCCGGACGAGTCTCCTTTGACACGCATATCCGCTCGGTCGAACCTGACGCGGATGCGCCACGCCGCTACATTCTCCCCGGCTTCATCGACGGTCACGTCCACGGCGGCGACGGTGCGGACACCATGGACGGCGCGGCTGCCATCGACAGGCTTTCGCGTTTTCACCTGTCACATGGCACGACAACCATCCTGCCAACCACCATCACCCGCCCCTGGGCGGATGTGATGGATGCGCTGCACGCCATCAGCGAGGTCATGTCGCGCGGCGTCGCCAACGGTCCGCGTATCCATGGCGCCCATCTTGAAGGCCCGTTCGTAAGCCCACACAAGCTGGGCGCGCAGCCGCCCTTCGCCATTCCGCCAAGCCCTGAACGGGTGGCGGAGGCTGTTGGCACCGGCTGCGTGCGCGTCGTGACGCTCGCGCCCGAACTGGAACATGCGGAAACGGCCATCGCCGCCTTCGCCGAAGCCGGCGTACGGATCAGCCTGGGCCATACGACGACCGATTACGAAGGCGCGGATCGCGCCATCTGCGCCATCTGCGCAGCAGGCGGTGTGCCCGGCGGCACGCACCTGTTCAACGCCATGTCACCGATCGAGGGACGCCGTCCCGGTCCCGTCACGGCACTGATGTGCCATGACGAAGCCTTTGGCGAGATGATCTTCGACACGCATCACGTCCATCCCGCCAGCTTCCGCCTCGTCTCCCGCGTCATGGGCAATCGCCTGCTGTTCGTCACCGATGCCATGCGCGGCGCGGGACAGCCGGAAGGACCGAGCCAGCTCGGCGGACAGGACGTCATGATCGAGGACGGCGTCGTGCGTTTGCCGGGCGGCTCGCTCGCCGGCAGCGTGCTGACGCTCGACCGCGCCCTTCGCAATGCTGTGGAGAGTGGCGCATCGCTCCCGAACGCGGCCCGTCTGGTCAGCAGCAATGCCGCAGCCTATCTCGGCCTTTCCGACCGCGGCAGCATTACCGCCGGCAAGCTGGCGGATTTCGTCGTGATGGATGAGCGACTGGAGATTGCCGAGGTCTGGGTCGGCGGCGCGCGACAGGCATGA
- a CDS encoding phosphoketolase family protein → MSETRMPLSSDEIVLFDKWWFAANYLSVAQIYLLANPLLREPLTLEHTKPRLLGHWGTTPGLNFLYLHLNRIIRRDGRNVLFVAGPGHGAPGVVASTYLEGTYTEYFPEVTQDTIGLEKLVKQFSFPGGIPSHAAATTPGSIHEGGELGYSLSHAYGAAFDNPDLVVACVVGDGEAETGPLATSWHSNKFLDAKTDGAVLPILHLNGYKIANPTVLARIPSDELVALFRGYGYAPILVEGHEPAAMHQRMATAMDDAFAQIAAIQKAAREGGETARPTWPMIIMRSPKGWTGPKTVDGQRAEGYWRSHQVPFTDLTNPGHLKLLSDWLLSYKPDELFDGNGTLRPEIRALAPQGDKRMSANPHANGGVLKRALRLPDLRDYAVAVDRPGATDGESTRVLGTWLRDVMKENLGSRNFRVLAPDENNSNRLNAILDVTNRAWDAETLDYDDHLAPDGHVMEILSEHTCQGWLEGYLLTGRHGFFSCYEAFIHIVDSMVNQHAKWLKTSREVPWRRPIASLNYLLTSHVWRQDHNGFSHQDPGFIDHVINKKADIARVYLPPDANTLLVVARHCLASWDRINVIVAGKQPEPQWLSLDAAIKHCEQGIGIWEWASNDAEGEPDVVMACAGDVPTGETLAAVSLLRKHVPDLKIRVINVVDLLTLESRTQHPHGLDDAMFNSLFTLDKPVIFAFHGYPQLIHKLIYKRENARNFHVHGFREEGTTTTPFDMTVRNALDRFHLVLNVIKHVPSLSVRAAYATQAIHDKLIEHKLYVAQYGEDMPEIRDWKWS, encoded by the coding sequence ATGAGTGAAACGCGTATGCCTCTCTCTTCCGATGAGATCGTGCTGTTCGACAAATGGTGGTTCGCCGCGAATTACCTGTCCGTGGCGCAGATCTACCTGCTGGCCAATCCGCTCCTGCGCGAACCGCTGACGCTGGAGCATACCAAGCCGCGTCTGCTGGGGCATTGGGGAACGACGCCGGGGCTGAACTTCCTCTATCTGCATCTCAACCGGATCATTCGCCGGGATGGGCGGAATGTGCTGTTCGTCGCCGGGCCGGGCCATGGCGCGCCGGGCGTCGTGGCCAGCACCTATCTGGAAGGCACCTATACCGAGTATTTCCCGGAGGTGACGCAGGACACGATCGGGCTGGAAAAGCTCGTCAAGCAGTTCTCCTTCCCGGGCGGCATTCCCAGCCACGCGGCAGCGACCACGCCGGGCTCCATCCATGAAGGGGGCGAGCTTGGCTATTCCCTATCCCACGCCTATGGCGCGGCGTTCGACAACCCCGATCTCGTCGTGGCCTGTGTCGTGGGCGATGGCGAGGCGGAGACGGGGCCGCTCGCGACATCGTGGCACAGCAACAAGTTCCTCGATGCGAAGACCGATGGCGCGGTGCTGCCGATCCTGCATCTGAATGGCTACAAGATCGCCAACCCGACGGTTCTTGCGCGTATTCCGTCCGATGAACTCGTGGCGCTGTTTAGGGGCTACGGCTATGCGCCGATCCTGGTGGAAGGGCACGAGCCGGCGGCGATGCACCAGCGCATGGCCACCGCGATGGACGATGCCTTCGCGCAGATCGCCGCTATCCAGAAAGCGGCGCGCGAGGGTGGTGAGACGGCACGCCCGACCTGGCCGATGATTATCATGCGTTCGCCGAAAGGCTGGACCGGTCCCAAGACCGTCGACGGGCAACGGGCCGAGGGCTACTGGCGATCGCATCAGGTGCCGTTCACCGATCTCACCAATCCGGGTCACCTCAAGCTGCTCTCCGATTGGCTGCTGAGCTATAAACCCGACGAGCTGTTCGACGGGAACGGCACGCTGCGACCGGAAATCCGCGCATTGGCGCCCCAGGGGGACAAGCGCATGAGCGCCAACCCGCACGCCAATGGCGGCGTGTTGAAACGCGCGCTACGCCTGCCGGACCTGAGAGATTATGCGGTCGCCGTCGACAGGCCGGGCGCGACCGATGGCGAAAGCACGCGCGTGCTCGGCACATGGCTGCGCGATGTGATGAAAGAGAATCTGGGCAGCCGGAATTTCCGTGTTCTGGCGCCGGACGAGAATAATTCCAACCGGCTCAACGCCATACTGGATGTCACGAACCGCGCCTGGGATGCTGAAACGCTTGATTACGATGACCATCTCGCGCCCGATGGGCACGTGATGGAGATTCTCAGCGAGCACACCTGTCAGGGCTGGCTGGAGGGCTATCTGCTGACGGGCCGTCATGGCTTTTTCTCGTGCTACGAAGCCTTCATCCACATTGTCGACTCGATGGTCAATCAACATGCGAAGTGGCTGAAGACGTCCAGGGAGGTGCCATGGCGTCGGCCAATCGCGTCGCTGAACTATCTGCTTACGTCGCATGTCTGGCGGCAGGACCATAATGGCTTCAGCCATCAGGACCCCGGCTTTATCGATCATGTGATTAACAAGAAGGCCGATATCGCCCGCGTCTATCTGCCGCCGGACGCGAACACGCTGCTGGTCGTCGCGCGTCACTGTCTGGCGAGTTGGGATCGGATCAACGTTATCGTGGCGGGCAAGCAGCCGGAGCCGCAATGGCTCAGTCTGGATGCGGCGATCAAGCATTGCGAGCAGGGCATCGGCATCTGGGAATGGGCCAGCAACGATGCCGAGGGCGAGCCCGATGTCGTGATGGCCTGCGCGGGGGATGTGCCGACGGGCGAGACGCTGGCGGCGGTGTCGCTGTTGCGCAAGCATGTGCCGGACCTCAAAATCCGCGTCATCAACGTGGTCGACCTGTTGACGCTGGAATCCAGGACGCAGCATCCGCATGGTCTGGACGATGCGATGTTCAACAGCCTGTTCACGCTGGACAAGCCGGTGATCTTCGCCTTCCACGGCTATCCGCAACTCATTCACAAGCTGATCTACAAGCGCGAGAACGCCCGTAATTTCCATGTGCACGGTTTCCGCGAGGAAGGCACGACCACGACGCCGTTCGATATGACGGTGCGCAATGCGCTGGACCGCTTCCATCTCGTGCTGAACGTCATCAAGCATGTGCCCAGCCTGTCGGTGCGTGCGGCGTATGCGACGCAGGCCATTCACGACAAGCTGATCGAGCATAAGCTCTACGTGGCGCAATATGGGGAGGACATGCCGGAAATTCGCGATTGGAAATGGTCATGA
- a CDS encoding sulfotransferase family 2 domain-containing protein produces the protein MLDPVWQAAWDSLLPQLKPDDRILAPIGDWPTPPVGTLRHYTDRIEVQNASVVILHKGRLNALPREALVRLCNEWQIVFANEVFVCFLRDGPRRFINSLRRHSRHFLPVRHHLRTRHFKRLGNTIFFVHIPKTAGTTVWNAIGHTVRAKAYYDSTASFRANPPSDDQFDLVGGHIPLATFQMHASPQDRFIGLLRDPVLRFRAAFLHSRRPYEDPKTFTPTMRLMRELPFKEFLAHPDARQEANLQLLMLGGSPGNDDDPTDRDVFVRACRALDSPRNLFMTTDHVAKFIADSRIILQTRPSTMPTQHLNVSDLDAQADDLAEFAACLPQIRALAAPELVLYERLRAHS, from the coding sequence ATGCTCGATCCGGTATGGCAGGCAGCCTGGGACAGCCTGCTACCGCAGCTGAAGCCAGATGACCGCATTCTTGCGCCGATCGGCGACTGGCCGACGCCACCGGTCGGAACGCTGCGTCATTATACGGACCGTATCGAGGTGCAGAACGCCTCCGTCGTGATCCTGCATAAGGGGCGCCTGAACGCCCTGCCGCGGGAGGCGCTCGTTCGCCTCTGCAACGAATGGCAGATCGTCTTCGCGAACGAGGTCTTCGTCTGTTTCCTGCGCGACGGACCCCGGCGTTTCATCAACAGCCTGCGCCGCCACAGCCGGCACTTCCTGCCGGTTCGCCACCATCTTCGGACACGGCATTTCAAGCGCCTCGGCAACACGATTTTCTTCGTTCACATCCCGAAAACCGCCGGCACGACGGTCTGGAACGCGATCGGCCATACCGTCCGGGCCAAGGCCTATTACGACAGCACCGCATCGTTCCGGGCCAATCCGCCTTCGGACGACCAGTTCGATCTTGTTGGCGGCCATATTCCGCTTGCAACATTCCAGATGCATGCGTCGCCGCAGGACCGGTTCATTGGCCTGCTCCGCGATCCGGTCCTGCGTTTCCGGGCCGCCTTCCTGCACAGCCGACGCCCCTACGAAGATCCCAAAACCTTCACGCCCACGATGCGATTGATGCGCGAACTTCCGTTCAAGGAGTTCCTCGCCCATCCGGATGCCCGGCAGGAAGCCAATCTCCAGCTGCTCATGCTTGGCGGCTCACCCGGAAACGACGACGATCCCACCGATCGCGACGTCTTCGTGCGCGCGTGCCGGGCGCTGGACAGTCCGCGCAACCTGTTCATGACGACCGATCATGTGGCGAAATTCATCGCCGACTCACGCATCATTCTGCAAACGCGCCCCAGCACGATGCCAACCCAGCATCTGAACGTCAGCGACCTCGACGCGCAGGCTGATGACCTCGCGGAATTCGCGGCATGCCTTCCCCAGATACGTGCGCTCGCCGCCCCGGAACTCGTGCTTTACGAACGGTTACGCGCGCATTCCTGA
- a CDS encoding hydrogen peroxide-inducible genes activator — translation MAYIPLSGLSLRDIEYVVAVDDLRNFSRAAERCGVSQAGLSEQVRKLEALLDVTIFERSRRHVAPTPDGTRLIALCRDVLVSARTLIEVARARSGPLDGVLRIGVIATLGPYYIPGLLPRLRQKYPQLSLQLTESMTAPMLHKLRHNELDLVLAALPLGSDALHAEPLFEEPFLGVFPRNHALTQTDELSLEELGGSDLLLLEDGHCLRDQALSVCGLSEHGSQRLATSLEMLWHMVGAGEGYSLIPQLALRNRAEMAELVDVRPMTGASRTIGLVWRGSDPRGPAFREFAAFLRDHVPSDCTPIE, via the coding sequence ATGGCCTATATTCCGCTCTCCGGACTTTCTCTACGCGACATCGAATATGTGGTTGCGGTGGATGACCTGCGCAACTTCTCGCGCGCCGCGGAACGTTGCGGCGTCAGCCAGGCCGGGCTGTCCGAACAGGTGCGCAAGCTGGAAGCGCTGCTGGACGTCACGATCTTCGAACGGTCCCGCCGTCACGTCGCGCCCACGCCCGATGGCACGCGTCTCATCGCCCTCTGCCGCGACGTCCTCGTGTCGGCGCGGACACTGATCGAAGTCGCCCGCGCCCGCAGCGGACCGCTCGACGGCGTCCTACGCATCGGTGTGATTGCAACGCTGGGGCCATATTATATTCCGGGCCTTCTGCCCCGCCTGCGGCAGAAATATCCCCAGCTTTCCCTGCAACTGACGGAAAGCATGACCGCACCCATGCTCCACAAGCTGCGGCACAACGAACTCGATCTCGTGCTGGCCGCCCTGCCGCTGGGCAGCGATGCCCTGCATGCGGAGCCACTTTTCGAAGAGCCTTTCCTGGGTGTCTTCCCCAGAAATCACGCCCTGACCCAGACGGATGAATTATCGCTGGAGGAACTCGGGGGCTCGGACCTGCTGCTGCTGGAAGACGGGCACTGCCTGCGCGATCAGGCCCTGTCGGTCTGCGGTCTGAGCGAACACGGCAGCCAGCGTCTGGCCACGAGCCTTGAGATGCTGTGGCATATGGTCGGCGCAGGGGAAGGCTATTCGCTCATCCCGCAGCTCGCCCTGCGCAACCGGGCGGAAATGGCCGAACTGGTCGATGTCCGCCCCATGACCGGCGCCAGCCGCACGATCGGGCTGGTCTGGCGCGGCTCGGACCCACGCGGCCCCGCTTTCAGGGAATTCGCGGCGTTCCTGCGCGATCACGTTCCGTCGGATTGCACGCCGATCGAATGA